The nucleotide sequence ACTGCGCAAAAGCCTGCCCGTCGGGAGCCCTGACGGCTGCACCGGACGGCGGCGTACGGCTGAAAAAAGATCTCTGCATCTCCTGCGGCGCCTGCGTGAAGGCCTGTGCCATCAGCGCACTTCAGTGGGACGAGGAGGAGAGGCATCCCATTCCGTGCATTTTCTGCGGTCAGTGCGTAAAGTACTGCCCCAACAACGTCCTCGCCATGACCGAAAAACCAGAAGGAGGCGACCGGAGATGACGGGAAGAACCCTGCACGTCGACCTGGGCTCCGGGACTGGTCGGATACTCGATGACGGCCCGGTTTTTTCTGAGTGGCTCGGAGGATCGGCAGCGGCCACGGAACTCCTTTTCCGGCACGGAGACCCGAAGGGCGACCCATTGGCCCCGGAAAACCCGGTGATCTTCGCCATCGGTCCCTTCAGCGCCCTCTACCCCGTGGCCACGAAGACCGCAGCCCTCTTTAAGTCCCCTCTCTCCGGGGAGCTGGGAGAATCCCACGCGGGGGGACGGCTTGCCATGTCCCTCCGGGAGGCGGGCATCGACGCCATCGTCATTACCGGCAGGGCGGCGCACCCCTCCTATCTGGCCATAGAGAACGACACCGTCGCCGTCAAATCGGCCTCCACTTTCTGGGGACAGTCGGCCACGGCCACAGACCGGATTCTGCGGGAAGCGGAGAGCAAAACGGGGCGGAAGATCTCCGTGGTCCGTGTCGGCCCCGCGGGAGAACGGCTCTCTCCCATAGCCTGCGCCACCGTGGACGGCTCCCGCCATTTCGGCCGTCTCGGGCTCGGCGCCGTCATGGGGAGCAAGAACCTCAAGGCCATAGTCGTCAGCGGAACGAAAACCCTGCCCCTGGCCAGGCCGAAGGAATTCAAGGCCGTCTATGACATCCTCTACGACCGGGTCGTCAAGTCAAAGGAAATGAAAAAGTACCACGACCTCGGAACGGCGTCCAACGTCCGCCCCCTCTCCATGATACGGGGGCTCCCCACCCGGAACTTCTCCCAGGGTAACTTCGAGGGGGCCGGAGACATCTCCGGGGAACGGTTCGCCGAGGAATTCCTGGTGCAGCACACAGCCTGCGCCCACTGCCAGTGCGGCTGCATCCACCTCGCCGAGCTGCGGGAAGAGTTCGCCCCGTACCATTACAGCACGAACAGGGTCTCCTACGACTACGAGCTGATCTACGCCATGGGAAGCATGCTCAGCCTTTCCTCACCCGAGGATATAATGAAGCTCCTCCTGGTCACAGAAAAACAGGGCTGGGACGTCATTTCCCTGGGCTGTACCCTGGCCTGGGCCACGGAATCATTCCTTCGGGGAACTCTTTCCCTTGCGGAAACGGAAGGGCTGCCCCTCTCCTTCGGCGACGGTGCGGCGTACCTTGAAGTACTCGAACGTATGGTAAAAGGGCAGGGCGAATTCTACAGAGACCTGGAGAAGGGGTGCGACTTCTGTGCCGGCAGATACGGCGGGGAGGAATGGGCCGTCCGGTACGGCGGTGTGGAGCCCGGCGGATACATGACCGGGGAGAACTTCGCCGTCACCTGCATGATGGGCGTGCGTCACTCCCACCTGGACGATACGGGATACTCCATAGACCAGAAACTCCTGAACGCAGATCAGCCCCTGGAAGATCAGGTAAGGACCCAGGTGAAGGAAGCCCGGTGGCGCATGGTGCTCAACTCCCTCATGATCTGCCTCTTCGCCCGGGGCGTCTACGATGAAGAAGTTATCCTCCGGGGCCTGGATGCCCTGGGTCTGGAGTGGGATGCCGAAACTCTGCAGGCCATGTCGGAAAAGGCCCTGCTCCGGAAATACGAATGGAAGGCCCTCTGCGGCTTTGACCACAGGTCGGTGAGGATTCCGGGGAAAATGTACTCTGTCCAGACCACCACCGGGCTCATCGGACGGGAATCCCTGGAGGAGCGGCTCCGGCTGTACAGGAAATTCGCGGGACTCTGATCCTGTCGAGAGGGCTCTTCTCTTCGCGGTTCACCTGGAACTCCATTTCCTCTTTCCCCGTCAGGTCAACAAGAGGAGGCAGTTTTCCTAAGGAACCTCTGAATAAGGTCGATTAATGTGTTAAAAAATCAGATTCTATCGGGTCGCGTGAGGACAAAATATTCTTTTTTCAGAGCTTCCCTAAATCCGCACCCCCGCGGAGAGCGTCACGCGGACCGCTTGGCCGGGGGGTGCGGATTGTTGTCCGTGACGACTGCCCAAGGGATCACCGCGGCTCCCTGCGTTCGCCGGCTGCCTGACTGTGAAACCGACATCCGTGCCGGTTTCTCTCCCCTCAGGCGCCCTCCCCCGGGGAGGGCGAATTCACCGTATGCCCGGCGACACTCCCTCTGCCTGAAAAGCCTGCGGATTCAGGTTCCTCCATAGATCCCTTTTTCGGGAGTTTCCCTGAACCGTGACCATAATTCTCGTCCTGATCCCAAACCCTGTCCCCTTGACACTTCACCCGGATAGTAATAAAGTATTTCAGCAAATACTTAATCAAAGGAGATACCATGACCAGCCCAGAAAGCCTGGCCGGAATGTTCAAGATCCTTTCCGCGGATACGCGGCTCCGGATATTGAATCTTCTTAAGGAGCGCTCCCTGTGCGTCAACTCCATCGCATGCAGCCTGAAAATGACAGCCCCGGCCGTTTCACAGCACCTGAGGATACTGCGTGAGGCGCAACTCGTAACACCTGAACGGAGGGGCTATTTCATCCATTACCGGCTGAACGCCGGGAAGCTGGAAGAGATGCTCCGTGAAACACAGGCTTTTCTCGGGAGAGGTGAAGAATGAAAGACGCAGTGACCGTTAGCAGACTGAAAAAACGCTTCGATGAAGTGGAGGCTGTGGCGGGTATTTCCTTCTCCGTCCGGCAGGGGGAACTGTTCGGTTTTCTCGGCCCCAACGGGGCGGGGAAAACGACCACGATCAACATGCTTACCGGGCTTGCGCGGCCCGATTCGGGAACATTCAGCATAGGCGGCATAGACTGCCTTGAAAATCCCAGGGGAGCACAGCACCTCATCGGAGTGGTTCCCGACGAAAGCAACCTGTATCCTGAGCTGAGCGGCTTCGACAACCTGTGTTTCTGCGGAGCCCTCTACGGAATGCGAAAAGCAGAACGGGAAGCACGGGCCCGGGGTCTCCTGGATTCTTTCGGCCTCGCAGGAGCGGGCAGCAGGAAGTTCAGCGTCTACTCCAAGGGAATGAAGCGGAAACTCACTATAGCGGCGGGCATCATGCACAGCCCGGGCATCCTTTTCCTCGACGAACCCACCACGGGAATCGACGTGGCAAGCGCCCGCCAAGTCAGGGCGCTCATCCAGGACCTCCATGACAAGGGAACCACCATCTTCCTGACCACCCATTATATCGAGGAGGCCGAACGCCTCTGCGGCCGCATCGCCTTCATCGTGTCGGGGCGCATCGTCCGGACCGACACGGTGGAAAATCTCCTCCAGCCCGTGCGGAACAGGCACGTCGTCCACCTTACCTGCGAAAGCCTACCGGACACCATCCGGGAAGGTCTGGCTTCATCTTTTCCCGCACTCACCTTCACCCTTCCGGAAAAAACGATGATCCGGGCGGAGGCGGATTCCCCTGTACCGGTCGGGCCTGTGGTGCGGTTTCTCGAAGAGGCCGGTGCCGTAGTCCTCGAGGCGAGAAGGATTCGGCCGTCCCTTGAGGAAGTCTTCGTCGAGGTGACGGGCATCGAGGCAAATACCATGCAGACGGGGAAAAGGAACGGTGGCGGCAGATGAATATCCTGACGGCATTCTGGAACATCTTCGTAAAGGATATGCGGACCTATTACATGAAGCCGCCCAATGTCAGCTGGGGAATCATCTTTCCCCTGGCATGGACCGCGATGTTCTTCATCAGGTCGGGAAGCGGCCTCGAAAGCATTCCGGCCCTTCTCCCCGGCCTCGTGACCATTTCGATTCTTTTCGGGACCACATCCATGATTTCGGTCACCGTCACGTTCGAGAAGAAAAACCGGTCCTTCGAGCGCCTTCTCCTGGCCCCCATTTCCCTGAACGTCCTCATGCTGGCCAAGACAGGAGGCGCCATCGTGTTTGGGGTGATCAACGCCTTCATCCCGGTGATCATGGCTGTCTTTTTGGCCGATGTATCCGGGATTTCATGGACCGTTTTTCTCGCCGCCGTTTTCTTCATTGCCGTGGCCTCCACTTTCCTGGGATTGTTCATAGCCGTCTCCGTCAGCGAGGTCTTCGAGGCCCAGACGTTTTCAAACTTTTTCAGATTTCCCATGATCTTTCTGTGCGGGCTTTTCTTCCCGATCAGCAGGCTCCCGTGGCTCCTCAGGCCAATCTCCTACTGCATTCCCCTGACCTATGGGGCAGATCTGCTCCATGGCGCCATCGGGGGAAGCAATTCCATGCCCATTCTGCTGGACCTCGCGCTTCTGGTTTTCTTCTGCGCCGCGCTCTTTGCGGCAAGCCTCTGGAACATACGGAGGAAATGGATAGCATAGACAACGGGACGAAGAGAACCGTGGAGGAATATCCAATGAGAGTGAGGCTTGCTCGTGAGCACTTTCGACAAGGATGCTTCCGGTCCGCAGAACCTTGTCGAAGTCCTCGAAGGCCGTCTCGAGAAAGGGCTGCTCATGGTGGATTCCGGCGTTATTCACCAGGACGGACACGGGGCCGAACCGCTCTTCCACCGTCCGGGCAAACTCTTCCGCACCCCGGGTGTCCGTCACGTCACCGGCAAAGTACCCGGCCCTGTCTCCCAGCTTTTCAGCAGCGGTTCGCAGCAGATCTACCCTGCGCCCGGGAAGAACAGTCACGTTTCCCACCTCGAGCCTGCATCGGTAGTCCGCAACCTGGGTCCGCACCGAAGAATCCTGGGCGTAGCACCCCATGCTGAACACCGGCCAGTTTTGCTCCAGTACCTGGGGCGTGTCCCTGTGCCGGCTGCCCACCACGGTGCTTGACCCCCGCAGACTACAGGTAATCCTCCAGGTTGTTCCGCAGCACCACCCCGATGCCGATGGAATCCCATTCGGCCTGCCGTCCCGTCAGGTGCCGGTACAGCGCGAGCACGGCCCGTTCCGCCTGGGCCTGCTGGTTCTTCCACACCGTAGCCCGGAGGATGCCCTGCTCAAAAAAAGGAACCAGCTCCCGGAACACGTCACTCCCCACAAGGCGGACCCTGTCCGCAAGGCCCCTTTCCTCTATTTCCCTACAGGCGAGGAGGGTGTCCCGGGAGGTGATGGCGTACACTCCGCCTTCGTTCACGATTCCGTCGAGGGCCCGGTTGAAGTTCTTCCTCACCCGCCCGGGATCGCCATCGCCCCCCACTTCCTCTATGGGAAAAGAATATCCGGTCTCTTCCATGAAGGCCCGGAATCCCCGCCGGTGGGCGTTGTGAATCTCCACGCCAGTCCTGCCCCCCACCATCACGATCTTTCCTCCGCCGGGAAGAAAGCCTCTCAGCAGCTCGGCGGCCAGTCTCCCGATTCTTTCGTTGGGGCCCGATACGCAGGCGATGCGTTTAGATCCCACGGCATCGGAATTCGCCGTCACCACCGGGATGCCAAGGTCGTACAGGCGGTCGATGGTCCCGTTGAGCCGGGTTTCGTCCCAGCACTGGATCACCACACCGTCGATGTCCTTCCGCTCCGCTACGCCGGCAAGGATCTTCTCCTGGCTTTCCCAGTCGTCACCGCACTCGAAGCGGGTTATCCTCACCCGGTAATCCAGGAGATCCCGCTCCACCTTGTCTATTCCGGCCCACATGCTGCGGAAAAAATAATTCACCGGGTTGGAGACGCTCTGCAGAACCACGGCAATGTGCAGAGCCCCTCGCTTGAGGGACGACGCCGCGGCGTTCACCGAATAGTCCATGGCTTCGGCGAGCCTCAGGATTTTTTCCCTTGTCTCGCTGCTCACGCCTTTTTTCGAGTAGATCGCCTTGTGGACCGTCACGGAAGAAACCCCCGCCGCCCTGGCGATGTCCTTCATGGTCGTCCGCGTCTTCATGCCGCTCATTCAGCAACGCTCCCCCGAAGTCCGAATGTCCGTCCCAAGCCCTCTACTCTAAGGGCGTCAGGCTCTCCCGCCTGAAGGTGAAGCCCCAACCAGGGGCCGTACGGGGATAGGCGAACCCGTCCTCAATCCTCATGGTGTTGTCGATGATGCCATCGATCCAGTCGAAGGACTCTGCCCCCACACCGTTGGGGATGGTGCACAGCAGGGGAACGTCATAATCCTTGTAGTAATGGGGCAGTACGGGGACGGAATATGCTCCGGCGAGGGCGGCCGTGTTCCTCCATTCCTCCACGCCGCCGATACGGATCAGGTCAGGCTGCCAGAGGTCGATCCCCCGCCGCTCGATGAGTGCCTTCAGGGCCTGGGTGTCATACTCCCGCTCGCCCATGGCCAGCGATATGGAGGTCCTGCTCCTGAGGACGGCATACCCCTCGTAATCCCGGTGGTCGATGGGTTCCTCGAACCAGAAGATGTCCAGTTCCTCAGCCTTTCTCGACAATGCGAGGGCGTCCTGGAGGTTCATCCCCT is from Aminivibrio sp. and encodes:
- a CDS encoding 4Fe-4S dicluster domain-containing protein, with the protein product MAVQYLRVVNRDQCIGCFSCMYACSRMVRNVGGSGKAALRVKGYAGVEGAFSIRVCARCEDPDCAKACPSGALTAAPDGGVRLKKDLCISCGACVKACAISALQWDEEERHPIPCIFCGQCVKYCPNNVLAMTEKPEGGDRR
- a CDS encoding aldehyde ferredoxin oxidoreductase N-terminal domain-containing protein; the protein is MTGRTLHVDLGSGTGRILDDGPVFSEWLGGSAAATELLFRHGDPKGDPLAPENPVIFAIGPFSALYPVATKTAALFKSPLSGELGESHAGGRLAMSLREAGIDAIVITGRAAHPSYLAIENDTVAVKSASTFWGQSATATDRILREAESKTGRKISVVRVGPAGERLSPIACATVDGSRHFGRLGLGAVMGSKNLKAIVVSGTKTLPLARPKEFKAVYDILYDRVVKSKEMKKYHDLGTASNVRPLSMIRGLPTRNFSQGNFEGAGDISGERFAEEFLVQHTACAHCQCGCIHLAELREEFAPYHYSTNRVSYDYELIYAMGSMLSLSSPEDIMKLLLVTEKQGWDVISLGCTLAWATESFLRGTLSLAETEGLPLSFGDGAAYLEVLERMVKGQGEFYRDLEKGCDFCAGRYGGEEWAVRYGGVEPGGYMTGENFAVTCMMGVRHSHLDDTGYSIDQKLLNADQPLEDQVRTQVKEARWRMVLNSLMICLFARGVYDEEVILRGLDALGLEWDAETLQAMSEKALLRKYEWKALCGFDHRSVRIPGKMYSVQTTTGLIGRESLEERLRLYRKFAGL
- a CDS encoding helix-turn-helix transcriptional regulator — encoded protein: MTSPESLAGMFKILSADTRLRILNLLKERSLCVNSIACSLKMTAPAVSQHLRILREAQLVTPERRGYFIHYRLNAGKLEEMLRETQAFLGRGEE
- a CDS encoding ABC transporter ATP-binding protein, which encodes MKDAVTVSRLKKRFDEVEAVAGISFSVRQGELFGFLGPNGAGKTTTINMLTGLARPDSGTFSIGGIDCLENPRGAQHLIGVVPDESNLYPELSGFDNLCFCGALYGMRKAEREARARGLLDSFGLAGAGSRKFSVYSKGMKRKLTIAAGIMHSPGILFLDEPTTGIDVASARQVRALIQDLHDKGTTIFLTTHYIEEAERLCGRIAFIVSGRIVRTDTVENLLQPVRNRHVVHLTCESLPDTIREGLASSFPALTFTLPEKTMIRAEADSPVPVGPVVRFLEEAGAVVLEARRIRPSLEEVFVEVTGIEANTMQTGKRNGGGR
- a CDS encoding ABC transporter permease, which gives rise to MNILTAFWNIFVKDMRTYYMKPPNVSWGIIFPLAWTAMFFIRSGSGLESIPALLPGLVTISILFGTTSMISVTVTFEKKNRSFERLLLAPISLNVLMLAKTGGAIVFGVINAFIPVIMAVFLADVSGISWTVFLAAVFFIAVASTFLGLFIAVSVSEVFEAQTFSNFFRFPMIFLCGLFFPISRLPWLLRPISYCIPLTYGADLLHGAIGGSNSMPILLDLALLVFFCAALFAASLWNIRRKWIA
- a CDS encoding substrate-binding domain-containing protein, translating into MSGMKTRTTMKDIARAAGVSSVTVHKAIYSKKGVSSETREKILRLAEAMDYSVNAAASSLKRGALHIAVVLQSVSNPVNYFFRSMWAGIDKVERDLLDYRVRITRFECGDDWESQEKILAGVAERKDIDGVVIQCWDETRLNGTIDRLYDLGIPVVTANSDAVGSKRIACVSGPNERIGRLAAELLRGFLPGGGKIVMVGGRTGVEIHNAHRRGFRAFMEETGYSFPIEEVGGDGDPGRVRKNFNRALDGIVNEGGVYAITSRDTLLACREIEERGLADRVRLVGSDVFRELVPFFEQGILRATVWKNQQAQAERAVLALYRHLTGRQAEWDSIGIGVVLRNNLEDYL